From the Bdellovibrio sp. ArHS genome, the window TTGCGAAGCATGTAGAGCTTCCAAATTTGCATTCATACAGAGCAATTTCTGAAAGTTCATCAGACTCTTTTGAGCTGACTACATTTGGTTATCGGTCGACTCTCTATTTCGGACACGTTCCTGCTGAATATCTTGTGATAACGGAATATCCGGAAATCTTGATAACGCTGATTCTGGGGAAGGACAATGCTCTTCACCAGAATCTCGGTCAGTTTGCCTCGGAGAATCCAGTTCAAAATGGTCAAAGAAAGCCGGAAAAGTCCTAGTTCTTATTAAATCTAAGCTTTTTATGTTTTAGGTTAACTTGCTTTGGATATCTTGAGAATTCGGATTCCTCCGCGTAGAACAATGATAGCAATGATAAGTCCCACGATTAGATCGGGCCAGTTAGATTGGAACGTCCAAACAAGAGCGCCAGCTATTATTACCCCTAAATTTGCAATGACATCATTGGTAGAGAAGATCCAGCTCGCCTTCATATGCACTTCTCCGTCGCGGTGTTTTGAAAGCAACCAAAGACAAATAGTATTCGCGACCAGAGCTATCGCGGCTACACACATCATCAAATATTCTTCGGGCTCGCTTCCAAAAATAAGTCTTCGTGAGACCTCCACTAGCGCACCGACCGCAAGAAGAATTTGAAGATACCCACTTAGATGAGCAGCTTTCTTCTTTAATTGAATTGTCTTTCCCACGGCATAAAGACTTAATCCATAGACCGCGGCATCGGCGAACATATCTAAAGAATCTGCGATCAAGCCTGTCGATTGAGCGTAGAGTCCTATTGAAAG encodes:
- a CDS encoding cation transporter, which gives rise to MKQTVFDIPRMDCPSEEKIIRMALDGNEAVMNLDFNLKSRQLTVAHEGDSSKLLEALEPLGFGAKISNSRELSEMEEALLIPKEKHDTSTAYESRVLRQLLAINAIMFIVELSIGLYAQSTGLIADSLDMFADAAVYGLSLYAVGKTIQLKKKAAHLSGYLQILLAVGALVEVSRRLIFGSEPEEYLMMCVAAIALVANTICLWLLSKHRDGEVHMKASWIFSTNDVIANLGVIIAGALVWTFQSNWPDLIVGLIIAIIVLRGGIRILKISKAS